One Undibacter mobilis genomic region harbors:
- a CDS encoding polyhydroxyalkanoate depolymerase: MPIGEFDGAAAMPSGSGGALSAPLYWLYEMGHAALDPSRRLADATKLFFRNPGNPLAHTTYGKSMAAAAELFERTTRVYGKPEWHIDDTVVGGERVPVNIHSVWERPFCRLLHFERGFERAPRRPQPKVLIVAPLSGHYATLLRGTVEAFLPNHEVYITEWRNARSVPLAEGRFDLDDYIDYVISMLHMLQGDCHVVAVCQPAVPVLAAVSVMEGNDDPYVPHTMTLMGGPIDTRVRPTAVNKLAEGKDIDWFRRNVITKVPFPHPGFMRDVYPGFLQLSGFMSMNLDRHLEAHRSLFTHLVKGDGDSVQKHREFYDEYLAVMDLSAEFYLQTVDTVFIKHALPKGEMTHRGLPVDPGKIRRVALMTVEGEHDDISGVGQTEATHVLCPNIPAEDKVHYLQPGVGHYGVFNGSRFRAEIQPRIADFMLSHNGGHGGGKKRAF, from the coding sequence ATGCCTATTGGTGAATTCGACGGCGCGGCAGCGATGCCGTCCGGCAGCGGCGGCGCTCTTTCGGCACCGCTCTACTGGCTTTACGAAATGGGTCACGCCGCGCTCGATCCTTCGCGCCGCTTGGCCGACGCGACGAAGTTGTTCTTTCGCAATCCCGGCAATCCTCTCGCGCACACGACTTACGGCAAGTCGATGGCGGCGGCGGCCGAACTGTTTGAACGTACCACGCGCGTTTACGGCAAGCCGGAATGGCACATCGACGATACGGTGGTCGGCGGCGAACGCGTCCCGGTGAATATTCATTCGGTGTGGGAGCGGCCGTTCTGCCGGCTCCTGCATTTCGAGCGCGGCTTCGAACGCGCGCCGCGCCGCCCGCAGCCCAAGGTTCTGATTGTCGCGCCGTTGTCAGGCCATTACGCCACGCTGTTGCGCGGCACGGTCGAAGCCTTCCTGCCCAATCATGAGGTCTACATCACCGAATGGCGCAATGCGCGTTCGGTGCCGCTGGCCGAAGGCCGCTTCGATCTCGACGATTACATCGACTACGTGATTTCGATGCTGCACATGCTGCAGGGCGATTGTCATGTCGTCGCCGTCTGCCAGCCCGCGGTGCCGGTGCTTGCGGCGGTCTCGGTGATGGAAGGCAACGACGATCCTTACGTGCCGCACACCATGACCTTGATGGGCGGCCCGATCGACACGCGCGTGCGCCCGACCGCAGTCAACAAGCTCGCCGAAGGCAAGGATATCGACTGGTTCCGTCGCAACGTCATCACCAAGGTGCCGTTTCCGCATCCCGGCTTCATGCGTGACGTCTATCCGGGCTTCCTGCAGCTCAGCGGCTTCATGAGCATGAATCTGGATCGCCACCTCGAGGCGCATCGTTCGCTCTTTACCCATCTCGTGAAGGGCGACGGCGACTCGGTTCAGAAGCACCGCGAGTTCTACGATGAGTATCTCGCCGTCATGGACCTGTCGGCGGAGTTCTATCTGCAGACCGTCGATACCGTCTTCATCAAGCACGCGCTGCCGAAAGGCGAGATGACGCATCGCGGCCTGCCGGTCGATCCCGGCAAGATCCGCCGCGTCGCGCTGATGACGGTCGAAGGCGAGCACGACGACATTTCCGGCGTCGGTCAGACCGAAGCCACGCATGTGCTGTGCCCGAACATCCCGGCCGAGGACAAGGTGCACTACCTGCAGCCTGGCGTCGGCCATTATGGCGTGTTCAACGGCTCGCGCTTCCGGGCTGAAATCCAGCCGCGTATCGCCGACTTCATGCTGTCGCACAATGGCGGCCACGGCGGCGGCAAGAAGCGGGCCTTCTAG
- a CDS encoding ActS/PrrB/RegB family redox-sensitive histidine kinase: protein MPPALELAQHHPRRNVRLDTLVRLRWLAVIGQTTAVLVVYFGLEFPLPLWTCLAAIALSAWLNIALRLRFHLTQRLEPDRAAWLLAFDVAELAVLLYLTGGLQNPFAFLFLGPVLLSATALPPRFTVLLGIFAIACATLLVFVHYPLPWDDADPLRLPPIYMAGVWLSILLAIGFIGVYAWQITEESRQLADALSATELVMLREQHLSQLDGLAAAAAHELGTPLSTISVIAKELENAIPADAPHGDDVRLLRSQASRCREILSKITELSSTGAPFDRTPVTSLIEEVVAPHRDFDVAIAVSAPSERETEPVGARNPAIVYGLGNLLENAVDFARERVDVVTQWDDATLEITITDDGPGFAPDVLARIGEPYVTTRRRKPDGKDDQPVGLGLGFFIAKTLLERSGAAITFANQLAPKHGAIVKLRWNRADFERTAGLAAT, encoded by the coding sequence ATGCCTCCCGCCCTCGAACTCGCCCAGCACCATCCGCGCCGCAATGTCCGCCTCGACACGCTGGTGCGCCTGCGCTGGCTTGCCGTCATCGGCCAGACAACCGCCGTGCTGGTGGTTTACTTTGGCCTCGAATTTCCGCTGCCGCTGTGGACCTGTCTCGCCGCCATCGCGCTGTCGGCCTGGCTGAACATCGCACTACGCCTGCGCTTCCACCTGACGCAGCGGCTCGAGCCCGACCGCGCCGCCTGGCTGCTCGCCTTCGACGTCGCGGAACTCGCCGTGCTGCTTTATCTGACCGGCGGCCTGCAGAACCCGTTTGCGTTCCTCTTCCTCGGGCCGGTGCTGCTGTCGGCCACGGCCTTGCCACCACGCTTCACCGTGCTGCTTGGCATCTTCGCCATCGCCTGCGCGACGCTGCTGGTGTTCGTGCACTATCCGCTGCCGTGGGACGATGCCGATCCGCTGCGGCTGCCGCCAATCTACATGGCCGGCGTCTGGCTCTCGATCCTGCTCGCCATCGGCTTCATCGGCGTCTATGCGTGGCAGATCACCGAAGAGTCGCGCCAGCTTGCCGATGCGCTGTCGGCAACCGAACTGGTGATGCTGCGCGAACAACACCTGTCGCAGCTTGACGGTCTGGCCGCCGCCGCCGCGCATGAACTCGGCACGCCGCTCTCAACCATTTCGGTGATCGCCAAGGAACTCGAGAATGCCATTCCCGCCGACGCGCCGCATGGCGACGACGTGCGGCTGTTGCGTTCGCAGGCGTCGCGCTGCCGCGAGATCCTGTCGAAGATTACCGAGCTGTCATCGACCGGCGCGCCGTTCGACCGCACGCCGGTGACCTCTCTGATCGAGGAAGTGGTGGCGCCGCATCGCGACTTCGACGTCGCCATCGCGGTCAGCGCGCCGTCGGAGCGCGAGACCGAACCGGTCGGCGCGCGCAATCCGGCGATCGTCTACGGCCTCGGCAATCTGCTGGAGAACGCCGTCGATTTCGCCCGCGAGCGCGTCGACGTTGTCACGCAATGGGACGATGCCACGCTGGAAATCACCATCACCGATGACGGGCCGGGCTTCGCGCCCGACGTGCTGGCGCGGATCGGCGAGCCCTATGTGACCACACGCCGCAGGAAACCCGACGGCAAGGACGATCAGCCGGTCGGCCTGGGCCTTGGTTTCTTCATCGCCAAGACGCTGCTGGAACGCTCTGGCGCCGCGATTACTTTCGCCAATCAATTGGCGCCGAAACACGGCGCGATCGTCAAATTGCGCTGGAACAGAGCCGATTTCGAGCGAACGGCGGGTCTTGCGGCGACTTGA
- a CDS encoding M48 family metallopeptidase produces the protein MSLPFRALFSRRASEPSIISISFGDEIFDIALRRNAQARRFTLRVQSARREVVLTLPPRGSLKQARDFAERNAAWIATRLARLPQPIPFVDGAVVPLRGTPHLIVHRPQARGAVWTEAEGEAALLCVAGEAPHVARRIRDYLKKEARRDLDIASRRAASALGVTLRRVSVRDQSSRWGSCSTTGVLSYSWRLILTPPFVLEYLAAHEAAHLVEMNHSRAFWRQVERICPDFRRAKSWLDVHGAELHRYGNDA, from the coding sequence ATGTCGCTTCCTTTCCGCGCTCTGTTCTCGCGCCGCGCCAGCGAACCGTCGATCATCAGTATCTCGTTCGGTGACGAGATCTTCGACATCGCGCTGCGCCGGAACGCGCAGGCGCGCCGCTTCACCTTGCGAGTGCAGTCGGCGAGGCGGGAGGTGGTGTTGACGTTGCCGCCGCGCGGCAGCCTCAAACAGGCCCGCGATTTTGCCGAGCGTAATGCCGCCTGGATCGCCACAAGGCTGGCGCGGCTGCCGCAGCCGATTCCCTTTGTCGATGGCGCGGTTGTGCCATTGCGCGGGACACCGCATCTCATTGTGCATCGGCCGCAGGCGCGCGGCGCGGTGTGGACCGAGGCCGAAGGCGAGGCGGCGCTGCTATGCGTCGCCGGTGAAGCGCCGCACGTCGCCCGCCGCATCCGCGACTATCTCAAGAAGGAAGCCCGGCGCGATCTCGATATCGCGAGCCGGCGTGCCGCCAGCGCGCTCGGCGTCACGCTCAGGCGGGTGTCGGTGCGCGATCAGTCGAGCCGCTGGGGTTCGTGCTCGACCACGGGTGTGCTGTCCTACTCGTGGCGCCTGATCCTGACCCCGCCTTTCGTTCTCGAATACCTCGCCGCGCACGAGGCGGCTCATCTTGTCGAGATGAATCACAGCCGGGCTTTCTGGCGTCAGGTCGAGCGCATCTGCCCCGACTTCCGGCGGGCCAAAAGCTGGCTCGACGTCCACGGCGCCGAATTGCACCGCTATGGCAATGACGCCTAG
- a CDS encoding ABC transporter ATP-binding protein, giving the protein MHTTPPAAIAVDNLVKRYKGVAAVDGITFHIAPGSVTGLLGGNGAGKTTTIATIMGLVTPTSGTVRVLGAAMPAERYRVLHRMNFESPYVDMPMRLTVRQNLTVFAQLYGVADMTARIATLASELDLTEFLDRPTGKLSAGQKTRVSLAKSLLNKPDVLLLDEPTASLDPDTADWVRGHLEQYRAETGATILLASHNMNEVERLCDRVIIMKRGHIEDDDTPERLLARYGRENLEEVFLDVARGRGEKRETVE; this is encoded by the coding sequence ATGCATACAACCCCACCCGCGGCGATTGCCGTCGATAACCTCGTCAAGCGCTACAAGGGCGTTGCGGCGGTGGATGGCATCACCTTTCACATTGCACCCGGCTCGGTGACCGGCCTGCTCGGCGGCAACGGCGCCGGCAAGACCACAACCATCGCCACCATCATGGGCCTTGTGACGCCGACGTCGGGAACTGTGCGCGTGCTTGGCGCCGCCATGCCGGCGGAGCGCTACCGCGTCCTGCACCGCATGAATTTCGAAAGCCCCTATGTCGACATGCCGATGCGGCTGACGGTGCGGCAGAACCTTACCGTGTTCGCGCAGCTCTACGGCGTTGCCGACATGACGGCGCGTATCGCCACGCTGGCCTCCGAACTCGATCTCACCGAATTCCTGGATCGGCCGACCGGCAAGTTGTCGGCGGGCCAGAAGACGCGCGTATCGCTTGCCAAATCGCTGCTGAACAAGCCCGATGTGTTGCTGCTCGACGAGCCGACCGCGTCGCTTGATCCCGACACGGCGGACTGGGTCCGCGGTCATCTTGAGCAATACCGCGCTGAAACCGGCGCCACCATTCTGCTCGCCTCGCACAACATGAACGAGGTCGAGCGCCTGTGCGACCGCGTCATCATCATGAAGCGCGGCCACATCGAGGATGATGACACGCCCGAGCGGCTGCTCGCCCGCTACGGTCGGGAAAATCTGGAAGAAGTGTTTCTCGATGTCGCTCGCGGCCGGGGGGAAAAGCGGGAGACGGTTGAGTGA
- a CDS encoding transglycosylase domain-containing protein translates to MTSGPGRTGGRREPVFDHAPEVRVTSDGTGPTRPRKSSAKKKKSRSKARGRKRPLLGRLAYWSLIACIWVCIGLTAVVGYVGAHLPPIQSLEIPKRPPTIRMLDAAGKEFARRGDMAGEVLALKDMPPYVPKAFIAIEDRRFYDHYGVDPYGIARAAVANIMHRGVAQGGSTLTQQLAKNLFLTQERTLTRKLQEAMLAIWLERKFSKAQILELYLNRVYFGAGAYGIEQASQRYFGKPAKQLSIGEAALLAGLVKSPSRLAPTRDYDAAEKRARLVLASMSELGFITPANEKQAIAKPPRVVAQVNSASSNYVADWIMDAVNDSLGHIEEDIVVQTTIDSRLQTSAEKALADELAKALKGGATQAALVSMTPNGAVRALVGGRNYAESQFNRAVAAKRQPGSAFKPFVYLTALERGLTPDTVRVDGPIKIKGWAPENYSHEYFGPVTLTRALALSLNTVSVRLTMEVTPMAVIRTAHRLGIASKLEPNASISLGTSEVSPLEITGAYAVFANGGNAVMPFVIERISTVEGKVLYVRHQQPLGRIVDARTIGMMNQMMQETLTVGTAHKADLPGWPAAGKTGTSQDFRDAWFIGYTAQLVTSVWLGNDDNSPMKKMTGGGLPVEIWSRYMRDAHQGVPVAGLPSVPSSGFFGNLFGGGQPAQAPPPQPPAAIPVASNEQRQTTSGGGLDGWLLDNLFGSRR, encoded by the coding sequence ATGACGTCGGGACCGGGACGAACAGGCGGACGCCGCGAGCCGGTTTTCGATCACGCGCCCGAAGTGCGCGTGACGTCCGACGGCACCGGGCCAACCCGGCCGCGCAAATCGTCTGCGAAGAAAAAGAAATCCCGATCGAAGGCGCGCGGGCGCAAGCGCCCGTTGCTGGGTCGCCTCGCTTACTGGTCGCTGATCGCCTGCATCTGGGTCTGCATCGGCCTGACCGCCGTCGTCGGTTATGTCGGCGCCCATCTGCCGCCGATCCAGTCGCTCGAAATTCCGAAGCGCCCGCCGACCATCCGCATGCTGGACGCGGCCGGCAAGGAATTCGCCCGCCGCGGCGACATGGCCGGCGAAGTGCTGGCGCTCAAGGACATGCCGCCTTACGTGCCGAAGGCCTTCATCGCCATCGAGGACCGGCGCTTCTACGATCACTACGGCGTCGACCCTTACGGCATTGCGCGCGCCGCCGTGGCCAATATCATGCATCGCGGCGTCGCCCAGGGCGGCTCGACGCTGACGCAGCAACTCGCCAAGAACCTGTTCCTCACGCAGGAGCGCACGCTTACCCGCAAGCTGCAGGAGGCGATGCTCGCCATCTGGCTGGAGCGCAAGTTCTCCAAGGCGCAGATCCTCGAGCTTTATCTCAATCGCGTTTACTTCGGCGCCGGCGCCTATGGCATCGAGCAGGCGTCGCAGCGCTATTTCGGCAAGCCGGCCAAGCAGCTTTCGATCGGCGAAGCCGCCTTGCTGGCCGGCCTCGTCAAATCGCCGTCGCGGTTGGCGCCGACGCGCGACTACGACGCTGCAGAAAAGCGCGCACGTCTCGTGCTCGCTTCGATGTCCGAACTCGGCTTCATCACGCCGGCGAACGAAAAACAGGCGATCGCCAAGCCGCCGCGTGTCGTGGCGCAGGTCAACAGCGCGTCGAGCAACTATGTCGCCGACTGGATCATGGATGCGGTCAACGATTCGCTCGGCCATATCGAGGAAGACATCGTCGTCCAGACCACCATCGACTCACGGCTGCAGACAAGCGCCGAAAAGGCATTGGCCGATGAGCTGGCCAAGGCGCTCAAGGGCGGTGCGACGCAGGCGGCGCTGGTGTCGATGACGCCGAATGGCGCGGTGCGCGCACTGGTCGGTGGGCGCAACTATGCCGAAAGCCAGTTCAACCGCGCGGTCGCCGCCAAGCGCCAGCCGGGCTCGGCCTTCAAACCCTTCGTCTATCTCACCGCACTGGAGCGCGGCCTGACGCCGGACACCGTGCGCGTCGACGGCCCGATCAAGATCAAGGGCTGGGCGCCGGAGAATTACAGCCACGAATATTTCGGTCCGGTGACGCTGACCCGGGCGCTGGCGTTGTCGCTCAACACCGTGTCGGTGCGGCTCACCATGGAAGTGACGCCCATGGCGGTGATCCGCACCGCGCACCGCCTCGGCATCGCCTCCAAGCTGGAGCCGAATGCCTCGATTTCGCTCGGCACCTCGGAGGTGTCGCCGCTTGAGATCACCGGCGCCTATGCAGTGTTCGCCAATGGCGGCAATGCCGTCATGCCATTCGTGATCGAGCGCATCAGCACAGTCGAGGGCAAGGTGCTTTATGTGCGCCATCAGCAGCCGCTCGGCCGCATCGTCGATGCCCGCACCATCGGCATGATGAACCAGATGATGCAGGAGACGCTGACCGTCGGCACCGCACACAAGGCCGACCTACCCGGCTGGCCGGCCGCCGGCAAGACCGGTACGTCCCAGGATTTCCGCGACGCCTGGTTCATCGGCTACACCGCGCAGCTCGTCACCAGCGTCTGGCTCGGCAACGACGACAACTCGCCGATGAAGAAGATGACCGGCGGCGGCCTGCCGGTCGAGATCTGGAGCCGCTACATGCGCGACGCCCATCAGGGCGTGCCGGTCGCCGGCCTGCCGAGCGTGCCGTCGAGCGGCTTCTTCGGCAACCTGTTCGGCGGCGGCCAGCCGGCCCAGGCGCCGCCACCGCAGCCGCCCGCCGCTATTCCGGTCGCAAGCAACGAACAGCGCCAGACCACAAGCGGCGGCGGCCTCGACGGCTGGCTGCTCGACAATCTGTTCGGCAGCCGGCGCTAA
- a CDS encoding ABC transporter permease, which translates to MTSITPAPTTSFSPQRVAAMVRRYWYLLVSSWPRLLDLIYWPAVQMLMWGFLQVYVSKNAGFAAGAAGTFIGAVLLWDILFRGQLGFSISFLEEMWARNLGNLMMSPLRSTEFIAALMIMSIIRLSIGMIPVTFMAIAFFGFNLWGLGLALVAFFINLILTSWAIGIFVAGLLLRNGMGAESMAWTIMFLFLPLTCVYYPVSVLPEWLQYVAWGLPPTYVFEGMRALLIDHVFRADLMVEAFVFNVVLFSAAAYAFVRLLESARVNGSLMQTGE; encoded by the coding sequence ATGACCTCCATCACCCCCGCCCCCACCACAAGTTTTTCCCCACAACGCGTCGCTGCCATGGTGCGGCGCTATTGGTATCTGTTGGTCTCGTCCTGGCCGCGCCTGCTCGATCTCATCTACTGGCCGGCGGTTCAGATGCTGATGTGGGGCTTCCTGCAGGTCTATGTATCCAAGAACGCCGGTTTTGCTGCCGGCGCGGCCGGCACCTTCATCGGCGCGGTGTTGTTGTGGGATATCCTGTTCCGCGGCCAACTCGGCTTCTCGATCTCGTTCCTCGAGGAGATGTGGGCGCGCAATCTCGGCAACCTGATGATGTCGCCGTTGCGCTCGACCGAATTCATCGCCGCGCTGATGATCATGAGCATCATTCGCCTGTCGATCGGCATGATCCCGGTGACGTTCATGGCGATCGCTTTCTTCGGCTTCAATCTCTGGGGGCTCGGGCTCGCGCTCGTCGCGTTCTTCATCAACCTCATCCTGACGAGCTGGGCGATCGGCATTTTCGTGGCCGGTTTACTCCTGCGGAACGGCATGGGCGCAGAAAGCATGGCCTGGACCATCATGTTCCTGTTCCTGCCGCTGACCTGCGTCTATTACCCGGTGTCGGTGCTGCCCGAATGGCTGCAATACGTGGCTTGGGGGCTGCCGCCTACTTACGTGTTTGAAGGCATGCGGGCGCTGCTGATCGACCATGTGTTTCGCGCCGATCTGATGGTCGAGGCCTTTGTTTTCAACGTGGTGCTGTTTTCCGCGGCCGCTTATGCCTTTGTTCGCCTGCTGGAGAGCGCCCGTGTCAACGGTTCGTTGATGCAGACCGGCGAATAG
- a CDS encoding ActR/PrrA/RegA family redox response regulator transcription factor, whose product MDAAAETIEAPLPLDNIADRSVLIVEDDKSFLQRLAKALEQRGFEVTTAESVSDGLMQVEKSAPAFAVVDMRLGDGNGLDVISALNKQRPDARGIILTGYGNIATAVTAVKLGAVDYLAKPVDADDVLAALLAHESPKIEPPENPMSADRVRWEHIQRIYELCGRNVSETARRLNMHRRTLQRILAKRAPR is encoded by the coding sequence ATGGACGCCGCCGCCGAAACGATTGAAGCACCGCTGCCGCTCGACAATATTGCCGACCGCTCGGTTCTGATCGTCGAAGACGACAAGTCGTTCCTGCAGCGCCTGGCCAAGGCGCTTGAACAGCGCGGCTTCGAGGTGACAACGGCCGAATCAGTGTCGGACGGTTTGATGCAGGTCGAGAAATCGGCGCCGGCTTTCGCGGTGGTCGATATGCGTCTCGGCGACGGCAACGGCCTCGACGTCATCTCCGCACTGAACAAACAGCGTCCCGACGCGCGCGGCATCATCCTTACCGGCTACGGCAACATCGCCACCGCCGTGACCGCGGTGAAGCTCGGCGCCGTCGACTATCTCGCCAAGCCGGTCGATGCCGACGACGTGCTCGCCGCGCTGCTGGCGCATGAGAGCCCCAAGATCGAGCCGCCGGAAAACCCGATGTCGGCCGACCGCGTGCGCTGGGAACACATCCAGCGCATCTACGAACTGTGCGGTCGCAACGTTTCGGAAACCGCGCGCCGGCTCAACATGCACCGCCGCACCCTGCAGCGGATCTTGGCCAAACGGGCGCCGCGGTAG
- a CDS encoding multidrug effflux MFS transporter, whose translation MLVPGTFALTLLLAALAASGPLSTDFYLPSMPEIAAQLHASPSEVQFTISLFLFGFAAGQIAYGPFSDRHGRKPVLLMSMGIFLVATVLCVMSTSIEMLIGARVLQAFGGAGGVVLSRAVVRDLYSGRQAAREMSIISSVMALAPVLAPMFGGMVQAASGWRGVFTVLGLIGATVAIATYFWLPETLKERATERVSVASIWQSYRIIFRNRAYCAYLAMCTATYSGLLAWLAGSAFLLQNVYRLTAFEFGFVFALGSAGYLIGSNIGARVVVRLGIDTVIGIGAVLATVGGGAFFASLYIGFSSSLAVVLPMTAYLAGLGMVLPQAIAGAMTPFPERAGAASSLFGFIQQTVAALWASLVGLLLDRGAMPLAAAVAIMGVATLVIWIATRGIRKSHAAIHDV comes from the coding sequence ATGCTCGTCCCCGGCACTTTCGCGTTGACGCTTCTGCTGGCGGCTCTCGCCGCTTCCGGGCCGCTGTCGACCGACTTCTATCTGCCCTCGATGCCGGAGATTGCGGCGCAGCTCCATGCCTCGCCGTCCGAAGTGCAGTTCACCATCTCGCTGTTCCTGTTCGGCTTTGCCGCCGGCCAGATTGCCTACGGACCGTTCTCGGACAGGCATGGCCGCAAGCCGGTGCTGCTGATGTCGATGGGCATTTTCCTCGTCGCGACGGTGCTGTGCGTCATGTCGACGTCGATCGAGATGCTGATCGGCGCGCGTGTGCTGCAGGCTTTTGGCGGCGCTGGCGGCGTGGTGCTGTCGCGGGCGGTGGTGCGCGATCTCTATTCCGGCCGGCAGGCCGCCCGCGAGATGTCGATCATCTCGTCGGTGATGGCGCTGGCGCCGGTGCTGGCGCCGATGTTCGGCGGCATGGTGCAAGCCGCGTCGGGCTGGCGCGGTGTGTTTACAGTTCTTGGTCTGATCGGCGCGACTGTGGCGATAGCCACTTATTTCTGGCTGCCGGAGACGCTGAAGGAGCGCGCCACCGAGCGCGTGTCCGTGGCATCGATCTGGCAGTCGTATCGCATCATTTTCCGCAACCGCGCTTACTGCGCCTATCTGGCCATGTGTACCGCGACCTATTCCGGGCTGCTCGCATGGCTCGCCGGCTCGGCCTTTCTGCTGCAGAACGTCTACAGGCTGACAGCTTTCGAGTTCGGTTTTGTATTTGCGCTGGGCTCGGCCGGCTATCTGATCGGATCGAATATCGGCGCGCGAGTTGTCGTTCGCCTCGGCATCGACACGGTGATCGGCATCGGCGCCGTGCTGGCGACGGTCGGCGGCGGCGCTTTCTTTGCATCCCTGTATATCGGTTTTTCCTCCTCGCTCGCCGTGGTGCTGCCGATGACGGCCTATCTGGCGGGTCTCGGCATGGTGCTGCCGCAAGCGATCGCCGGCGCCATGACGCCGTTTCCGGAGCGCGCCGGCGCGGCGTCATCGCTGTTCGGTTTCATTCAGCAGACCGTGGCTGCGCTCTGGGCGTCGCTCGTCGGCCTGCTGCTCGATCGGGGCGCGATGCCGCTTGCCGCGGCCGTCGCGATCATGGGCGTCGCGACGCTGGTCATCTGGATCGCGACGCGCGGCATCCGCAAAAGCCACGCCGCCATTCACGACGTCTGA